DNA from Aphelocoma coerulescens isolate FSJ_1873_10779 chromosome 4A, UR_Acoe_1.0, whole genome shotgun sequence:
GGGAGAACAGGGGACCTCCAAACCCTGGGATCAAAGCAGGGTGGGGAGTGCTGCCACAAACACCTGGAAAAAGGAGGAGAATTTCACCTCAATAGTCCTAAGGGCACCCCAATGGCCACCACCGGACCCTGCACGAAAATAACGTTGTTGAATTAGACAAAAGGTGGTGTAGGGCACGTGTGGCAGCCAGCCTGCCCCATCCCCTGCCATCAATGTCAAACCTGGGATTTCCTGCCAGTGTTTTATCCAACTTTAATTCCTACACGAGTCCATAAACCAGGAGTGATGAAAGCCCGGAGTAAACCCTTGGGAGGACACCTTGATGGCTACAAGGTGTTCCTGCTCTGGTAGAAATCATCCCAAAGTGTCTGCCCCGTGCTGGGGTTGCTCCACGGGCAGGACAAGTTGAGTTTTACTGTCCTGGGATGTCCCTTCTCTGCTCCGGAGGGTGAGGACAGGTCTGGGACAGGCAGGaagccccgggccgggctgggctgggcttgttcagcctgtcCTTGATGCGAGCAGAACGTTGGAGCAACATCCCCGAGGGAGGTTTGTGAGAAGAGGGGGAATTTTTAGCAAGTTGTCCCCACAGAGGTTGTGGCACCTTCCCCGGGGCTGGCGGTGTCACGGCCGAGCTTTCTGTGCCGCCTCTGCAGTCCTGGGGCAAAGCAGGGGAAGGTgaccccttcccagctccaggacacaGCCAAAATTCCTGGTCTGGCTCTCCATGTGTCCTTCTGCAGGAGCACCCGAGGGCTCTCCCGGCTCCCCGAGCCTCCTGCTGGAATATTCCCGCAGAAGCGGCTGGCCCCGGgctggtttttgtttggctttggtGAAGTTCTGCAGGAAGCGCATCCAAGGTCTCTCCTGCTGTCGGCCCTGCTCGTGGGTGGAGCCCGGGCCGTGAGGAAACCGGCCGGAAAACATCCTTCATCCCGCTGTCACATATCCCTGATCCCGGCTGGAAAACATCCTTCATCCCGCTGTCACATATCCCTGATCCCGGCTGGAAAAGATCCCTGATCCCGCCTGTCACACATCCCTCATCCTGGCTGGAAAATATCCCAGTCCAGGTCTCCAGGCCACTTCCTTGCTCCCGATTATCCCAGTGAATTGTTTGGGTTGATTCCCTGCCCTCACAGAGGATTTTATTCATGGCACTGCCAGCTGATTTCTCGCCTTGTGCGATGGGAGAGTTTAAAAGGCAACCTCGAGCTGTTTATAATTAATTGGGAGCCACTAATTAAGTCCTTTCTCATTTTCCCATCCCCTCTTCCACAGGGTTGTAAAATTCTTTCCCATTTGCTGTtggaagatttattttttcctggttttgccACTTCCCAGCTGGTGAAATTATAATGTAGTGGTGAGAAAAAGATTAGGAAGCAGCTCATTAATTTAGTCCTGGTTTTAGCAAGGCTGAGgtcaggagcagggctggctcatCCCTCATCCCTGCTCAGCGTGGAGCTCACAAATCCTTCCCAAAGGGAAAGCCCTGCAGGGAGTGGCTCAGACAAAAATATTTGGGATGTTATGAGAGAAGGAGAGGTGACCTGACTCCACAGGGAcctctgggaatggggaatgatTCCCATTTTTAGAATTAATTAGGAAATAATCCGGATGTTTCCCCACTGATTCCTTTCAGGGAGtagaaaaggattttttaaaggCACCTTTCAAAGGATTTTTTCAACTTTTCCACTCAACCCAAGCCCCCAGTGGTAAAGCTGCCAATGCTggagaaatatatttatttccaggtgaaagattttaattttaaaagggtGTTTTTTGAGAAAAAGCCACTCCCACCTCCCCTGGATATTTTTTATGGCAAGTTACCATCAAAACGAAGCTACAACAGTTTTCCTGAGGCTTCTGCAGGTTTTTGTGCTGATTTATTCTCTTATTCCCCGGGATTTTCCACACTCCAGCTCTCAGGAGTAAGCACGAGGCAGCAAAGGGATAAACGCCACAATCAATGAAATTAAAAGGCCGTTTAACGAAATAAAAATCATGAAAAAGAGGGAGAATCAGGTGAGAAGGCAGAGAACAAAAGGGAATTTCATCTGAATTCCCCATTTATCGGAACGCACCAGGAAAAGGTCAATTAATGCATAAGGGCAGACATAAAAAGAGACATTTAAGAATTTAAATATCCAGGACTCCAGGAGCTGGCGAATCCAAGAGGGATGGGATTTCTGACATCCCACCCCCCGTGCAGGTCTGCAGGAAACATGGGAGAAGCCGATGGGGAACAGGCAGCAGCCCTGGTGGAGCCTCcccgggagcagggagagccagGAGGACGCCCCAGACAGGGGGAACATCAGCAAGGTGCGGagctggggggtcctgaggtgcTCTGtgtcccaccccaccccagggGCCCTCCCTGGAGCAGAGGCAGAGGTGCTCCGTGTGCTGCCCGATGTCCCCTCAGGtggacacagccctgctccagtgtccccagtgaattccagtgtccccagtgaaTTCCAGAGGCTTTCCTGACCAGAGGGGGTTTCTAAGCAGGTGTTGGAGCAGGTGCTGAGAGAGCTGCAGCCCCTTTGCACCTCGGAGCAGCAATTCCTGCAGGAATTCTTCCGGCTGGGCCACGACTccgtggagctgcaggagctggaggtgaaGGTGAGCACCGTGTCCTCTCCAGGCCCATTATCCAGCCTGGCACATCCATGGGGTACCTCCTGGGCTCTCCTGGGCTCTCATCCTCCAGGAACCGACAGTGGGGAAGCTCAGGAGGAGAATGAAATGGAATTTAAttcacagctccaggaaaatcAGGGGTCTCCAAGCGTTAAACAGGACTCCAACAGGAGGCAGCAGAAATAAATCCAGAGCTCGTGTTCCTGGCTGAGGGAGAGCAGAGAAATCATCATTTggcaggtttagatgggatattgggaaggaattcctccctgtgagggtggggaggtgctggggtagaattcccagagcagctggggctgcccctggatccctggcagtgcccaaggccaggctggacattggggcttggagcggcctgggacagtgggaggtgtccctgcccagggcagggggtttgggtgccatcccaaaccattctgggatcctTTGATAATTTCCACTCCAATCTTTTTTTAGGCATCTGCCACTAAGGGAGGAGAGCCCACGGCACCTCCAGAGGATCCTCCTTGCATCAAGGGCCAGAGCCAGTACGTGGGTGATGGGAGACACTGGGTGCTCTGACAGGACACGGGCTGGAGTGTCCCTTCCCAGTTAATTCCTGACCTTTGccatggtttggtttggtttttaaggCCAGAAGAAGCCACAGCCCAACTGCTGAGTGAGATCTTCAGCTGCCTGGAGCCAGAGCTGAGGGCATTTCTGGGTATCTGCAGCAAGGTCCACCCACTGGGCTGCCTGCAGGTCCTGGTGACCTTGAGTGACTCCGTGTTTGGGACCTGGGGCTCCTCCTCAGCTTCCCCCTCGTCCTTCCTCCACACCCTCCTGGGGAATGTGATGCTCCTGGCCAAGAGCAACTTCAACAAATGCATCGTGAGTGTCAGTAGGAGGAGGCCCAATAGACCTGAGTGATGTTTGGCCTCTTCCAGAACTTTCTaaatagaatcccagaatcatggaggttggaaaagccttccaggatcatcaaatccaacctgtGCCTGATCCCtaccttgtcaccagcccagagctccaagtgCCACGCCCAGGTgctccttggacacctccaggaacGGGGAaacccaaacctccctgggcagcccctgccaaagGCACAGCTCCGTGCCAGCCTCAAACAAGGAATGTCATATTCCTTGGAATTGTGGAAGACACTGTAAATGGAAGCAGTGTTCCCAAACCCAGCTCCTTGCCCTGTTTCCTGGCCTGTGCTCCACCAAGCGAGGTCAGATCTGAGGGTGCCACGTCTTTGTGTCGTTCTCAGGGGACCATGTGCAAGGAGATCGAGGAGGCCAAGGCTCCCAGCAGGATGAGAGGGGGGATCCTGCCCTGCGTCAGCCGCTTCCAGGAGTTCGTGGCCTTCTCCGAGGAGGTGTTCTGGACATCCCGGCGCTGGGGGGAGCTGGACAAGGCCCAGCTTAGGCTGGCCAGCAGCGTCTTCAGCAGCAGTGAGTGCCAAGGCTGGGTGTTCCGGCCAGGAAATGtccacctgcagctgcaggagtgacccGCTGGGCCACCAGGGCCGGGTGGGAGCTGCTTGTCCCTTAGGCCCTGAAATCTCGCtccctgagcaggatcctgttAGCACCAGGCAAATCCCATGTGTGCAGTGGCTGTCACAGCGGGATGGGCCCAGGGGTGACAGGGATGAGACACACGGGCTCAGCTCTGGATCCAATtccagcatctcctgccccaCTACGGAGGGAGAGCTCCTCACAGATCAGACTCCTCTTACAAGATCTTGGGAGCCAGGAAAAGCTTCCCCCGAAACACCAAGGGGTGTTGGTAGGGAGAGAAGGGTTGGGAGAAAAGGCTGGGGAGCTTCCAGTAGATCCCTGTGTTGTCTCAGCTGGATCCCTCAGCTTCCTGTCAGTGGAAGTATCCTGTTTTCCTGCCTGGAGAGGACCTGAGGGGCTGCAGAAGCCACAGCTCAGACCACAGATCACGAGGTGGTGCAGAGGGGCAGCTCCCACCTGTGGGTGAGCCTGGGGTGACCCACTGATAAATCCATGGACACGGCCCTGCCAGGCCCCAGGTGgggtggggaatcatggacagGGCTCAGGATGTGTGTGGTAATTGCTCTCAAATGAGCCATCCCAGAGGCACGGGGCTTCTCTCCACACCCTattccctccttcctttccagTCAAGGGCCTGTCCTCAGCAAACCTGAAGGTGAACACGGATATGGTGATGATGGAAAATTTCCACCACATCCACAACTTCCTGTGCCAAAAGAACATCCCCTGCCTGGAGGGCAAGAAGAGAGAAGCCAAGCAAAGGTCCAGGGAGCACATGGAGAAATTCGTCACCACATACCTGGGCCAGCCCCTGGAGGGGCTCAATGTGAGTGCAGGACCCTGGCCTGCGCCTCCAAGGGCAAGGGCTCTTCCCAAAACTCTGGATTAACTGGTGTTCAGATCTCCCTGCCCTCAATCCAGTCCGGGGTTGTCACAAGATGTGAGAACACCTGGATTTCATTCTGCTCAGGGATTCCCAAAATCCTGGCACGgccttctccagctctcccagtctGAGCACGGACACCAAGGGAAGGTGCAAAGGGATGTAAATAGAGCAGGAGCCCACTCCTGTTTCTTGGAAACAGTCCATACCTTTAGGAACTCTAAATCCTTAGGATTTAGGGTATTTCTCCACAGCCAAGTTGCAGCAGGAATACCCAAACAGATCCCTGGGCTGTATGACCAGACAGGAGGATGAAGGAAGGGATTATTCCCTTGTTTTGCAGCAGATGTGGAATGTCCTGTCCAGGGCCCCCTTCCCTGACCACTGCTGGGTTTGGCTGTGCACTCCCACCTCGGCAGCATCCCAGGagcccaggctggaagggatcccaaaggatcatccagtccaaacTTCCCTGGGGAGGCTGCCTGGATGAGATTCTGTAGCTCCCTGTCCAGTCCCATCCCGCAAGCTCTGGTGGTGGGACTCTATCACATCCCTGGGCAGGTTTGATTGATTATCCCAGCTTGAAAAAATCCCTTCTATCCAGATGATGTGACCACCCGGCCAACAAGGAAGCCTCTCCCACTCCTCACTGACAATCCAAACAATGCAagggattttctccctttcctgctgctttgtCCTTGTGCCCATTTCAGACACATCGGGGGCAGATTTCCAAAGCACTGATGGGGAGTTTGTTCCCAGTTCGTTCCCAGTTCGTTCCCAGTtcgttcccattcccactccggTTGCGTGCCGGCGTCTGTCAGATCCTGGCTCTTTTTTCACGGCTGCCTGGGCTGATCCATCCAACACTTCCCAAGCGGCTGTTTTGTTAACTGAGCTAAGAGCATCTGGCTCTGCTAGCTCCAACAGACATTCCCTCCTTCCCGAGACCGTGCCTCTTCCGctccttccctcttcccaaaATGTCTCGCAGACGGAGCTCAGCTGGAATTATTTATGGGACCTGTAACTTCCAATTTGTTTCCAGTCGTTGCTGTCAAACATTTGTTGGCTTGGCTGGAGAATCAGCTCTGTGTCTCGTGCTACCCGAGCTCTGCCATGGTTTCACATCCTCCCTTTTCCGAGGGCAAGGATCATTTTATTGCTCACAACAAAGTGAGTGGGATATGAGGGCACCTGGATGTCCCCAGATCCTGGCACGGccttctccatctcccccaGTTGCCCTTCAACAAGAGAAGGTGCAAAGAGGTGTAAATAATGCAGGAGCCCACTCCTGGCTCTTGGAAACAGTCCACACGTTTAGGAGCTCTACATCCTTGGGATTTAGGGTATTTCTCCCCAGCCAAGTTGCAGCTGGCATACTGAGATGGATTCCTGGGCTGTATGAACagacaggaggaggaaggacgGGATTCTTCCCTTGTCTTACAGCAGATGTGGAATGtcctgtccagctgtggcagagatGTCATGAGAACTGAGAAAATCCAGGTTTTGCTTTCCACCTCTCCAGGTTCTGGGatcccccatccccacctctGGCTCCAAACTGTCGGTGGGgagaaaactgggaggagcACCAAGGAACAAGAGGGATTTTTCCAGCAGTCCCATTGCTCCATTGGCCTGGAACCCTTAGAGATGCTGCTGGTtgagcagggaggggacagaacCATGAAATTCCCTAAACTCTGATTTCCTGGAGGATAAAAATCTCTAATACTTCATTAAACATTTCCCAATTCTCCATTTCAGCTGAGTTAGACATGGGAAGGGAGCTGAGGGCAGCCATCGGGGTCAGCCCTGACACAGGAATCCACCTTAGGGCGGCTCACCATGGAatgtctccttcccttcccagcatTTCTTTGAGGGCGTGAAAGCCCGCCTGGCTCAGGGGGTGAAGGAAGAGGAGGTCAGTTTCCAGCTGGCCTACAGCAAGCAGGAACTCCGGAAAGTCATCGAAAAATATCCTGGCAAGGAGGTCAAAAGAGCCCTGGAGACGCTCTACAGGAAAATCCACAAACATCTGTCCCCAGAGGAAAATCTGCTGCCGGTAACTGGAGTGGGATGGATGTAATGCTGGGATGGTTTGGGATTCAGGACTGCAACACCTGTgtggctgcaggggctggggaaggagctgaggtctgcttttccaggtgctgtggcAGCCCATGGAGCAGGGTTCTGCTTTTCCAGGTGGTGTGGCAAGCCATGGAGCAGGAGTTCATCCGGCAGTACCGAGAGTTTGAGGAGCTCATCCAACACTGCTACGCGGGATCAGGGATTGCCCTGGACTTCACCATGGAGGACTTGCTGAGCTACTTCAACTCCATCACCGTGTCCAACATGTAGGGAAATCCCTCCCTGGATGTTGGGAGCAGCCCAGGAATCCTTGTCTGCAGCCACACCTTCGAGGAGCTGAACACAAAACCATTCCCAAGTTGGATATTTAGGTTCTTAGCCTGAACTTAATCCCAAAGTACCTCTGCCTTATTGGTCCTGGACTAAATCTCCCTTGGGGAAGTGGAGTTGTCAGACCCAAACCACAACTCCCCTGCTCCAAGAAACCATTTTGCCACTAGGAAATGTCCCTCGAAGCCTCAGATTTCCACCAGAGTGAGCGCTGGTGCCGCGCCTCCTCAGCAGACCATTCCCAACAGAAAAGCACCTTCTCTCCAGGggctttctccttcttttctgtGCTCGAATTTCACAGTGACCCTGTGCTAAACCAGAGGGTTAAACCCCATGGAGACGCCCCATGTGTGAGGTGTTCCCATGTCCAGGTATCCCAACAGGCGCCTCTGCTCCACAGCTCTCCACTGAACGTTGCCTGGCAGATGAAAGTCCAGGGTTTTAATGGATTTATTGCTTTTAGCTCAGATTTACTCACATTTTAACTGGAGTGGAGAAAATGTGCAGTTCTAGGGATCCAAACCGATCCCTCAGGGAATTGGCTGTTTTTATCCCGTTTTCTTAGGAATCTTCCTACACCAGCTCCCCAATATGTTGTCATTCGTTAAATGTCCTCTCTGTTTCTTGCCATGATCGTGGGGCTCACGTGTTGTCCGCCACAACCCTTCTCCCCAAACAACTGAAGAGTTTGAACTCCTTGATATTTGCCTCGCAGGGCAaagattatttcatttatttggtGTGTTAGAAAATAATTGTGGAGGCGAGATTTCCCCATCCATTGCCAGAGAGGTGGGAGGCTGCTGTGGCTCCTTGGACAGCCCCTCTTCTCCAGGGATATCCTCGTTTCTCCAGCGTGAGCTTTAAACCAGCGCATAATCCCAGTTTTCCCTTgcaaagggaaaaatccagactatttttctgggatttttcaagcagttggcCTTTGGGTCAAGGTCCACCTCTGCAGGGAGCACTGTTTAGAGCTCCTGTTTCCAATCTCGTTATCTCATTCTTTTCAATCCCACCCTTTTGCCCGTGAcgtggctgctcccagcaggaagaGAACGGTCACAGGGAACCATCCAGCGCTGCCTTCCCAGCTCTTCATCCCTCTGGAGGTAACAGGAATTTTGCAGCCCCGTTTCCTTTCAGTTTTTGGCTCAGGAGCTCACctgggaggggagggcaggaggtgggagctgtgggctggGATATGAAGGTGCTGCAATTTGGGAGGATGTCCGGGGTGAAGGGATTTGCAGAGGGACAGAGCCAGGTTGCTCCGAGGTTGTTGAACACCAAACACCAGCGAGGAGGGGCAGGGATTCCTCTGGGTCTGTTGATGGCTCCCCCATAACTGGTGTGGTCACTGGCACAGTCCAGGCCATGCCATGGAATCAGATAATGGGATCTTGCTCCAAACAGGCTCCTCTGGCTGCAGCGAGCAGAGATCCCGGTGAAACTGCACCTGGCTTTAAGCTGACCCCACTCCtgtgccagcagggctgtgcgATGTCTCCTCACCAACCACTTCCCAcgcagaatcatggaatcatttaggttggaaaagccctctgagatcactgagtccagccaTTCCCCCAGGGCTGCCAACACTGCCCTAACCCATGTCCCGAAAAGGCAAGGCCAGTGCCAGGGGATCTGAACCCAGCCTAAACCACCAGGAACCTCTGTGAGCCCAGGCTGGTGAGTCCCCACACCCTGGTGCGGCATCACCCCGAGCCCCCGGCCTCACCCTCTGCCTGGTGGTGACATCTGGCAGCTTAGAGACAAATGCCAAGAAATGTCCCCCGAtgtttcctgctgctctgccaggccCCAGATGGGCTCCAGTCTCTGGCTTGGCTCCACCTGGATCAGTGTCCACACGTGGGAGGAccccgcagtgggctggaggAGGGGTCACACTCGTGGTCCCGTCCTTGGTGCGCACGGGGTTTGTGTGTTGCGAGCCTGGCATCTTGGCGACATCAGCCCTCAGCGAGGTCACCCAGACTGTCCCCCACACCTGGCCCCAGCCGGGGGCTCTGACAGGCTCAGGTGCCATCAGGGGCAGACCAGAGTCTGAGGCTCCTGCAGGGAGGAGGATTTATTGCTTCTGTACTTGTGCCACCTGCAGGACAAAGGAAAACCTGGGCCATCCTCACTCAGCTCTCAGCTCCCTGGACCATTTCCCATTTGCCTGCAGAGCTGGATGCTCCTAACTTCCACATTCTCTGGTTTTCCATGCCAGTTCCCAGCCCTGAGAGCATGTCCTGGAAGGGGGAAGGCACGAGCCCACCTTCATGTTTCATCCAGCGCCTGGACCACCTCGTGCTGACTGTGAAGAGCATTGAGGACACTGTGGCCTTTTATTCCAAAGTCCTGGGCATGGAGGTGGTGACTTTCAAGGTAACGTGGGGCACAGGCTTGGTTTGGGTCTAGAAGAGCTGGAACTGTGGTTCTGAGCCCTGTGGATCTCTGATGGGTTCTCTGGGAGTGGGGTGGAGATAGTAGGACCAGCAGAAGCCGCAGCCCATCAAGCTCTGAATTTCAGGACAGTCAGGCTGAGTCAGAGGTAAGTCCAAACCACACTGAAAGGAGTCAAAGtgacaaaaaccccccaaagatTCTCTGAAAAAACAGTTCCTAGGGCTGAAGGAGAAGAACCCTCAAAGCCACACATTCTCTAAAGACATCTAACAGGCTCCTGCTTTGATATTCCCATTGGTGAAGAGAGGAAAGGTTGgtgaatatttaatatttaatgtttaatgtttaatatttaatgtttatattaatattaaattttaatattaatatttaatatttaatattccaACTCACCTCCTGCCCTTTTGCCTGATGAACACACAGCACCTTTTTAACTTCTAAgatcttccctctctgctgctccacCAATTCTCTTAAAATCAAACTCAACTCTGATCTTTGGGTGGTCACTGTTCAGCATTTCCCTGGGGGCTCGGCTGCCACATGAGCCTGCAGAAACCTCCTTGAGAACCTGCAAAGAGCTGCCAAAacctccctcctgcccctcttccCACCTCCTCAGCCTTGTCCCCACTGCAGTGCCAGCCTGCCCTTTGGTTGTGCGCCTGGATGGAGAGTCCTCAGTCCTGAAAACCCTTGGAAATCCTGCATGTGGCTGTGGGTTTTCTTGGAATGTGGAGTTTCTTGGGTCACTCCACATCTCAATGAGTATCACGGGAGCCTTGCAGTGATCTGTTTTTGGGTTGCCCCAGCAAAGCCCTGAGTTAGTGGGACTCCATCGGTTCTCTGGGGTTTCCAGCAGTGCTCGGGGGAGCGGGTGCTGAAGGTTTCCAGCCCAGGAAGTCTCCCTTActtcagccttttcctttgggaacaGGGAAACCGCAAAGCTTTGCGTTTTGGCCAGCAGAAGTTCAACCTGCACGAGGCTGGGCAGGAGTTTGAGCCCAAGGCTCGGCGCCCGGTGCCCGGCTCTGCGGATTTTTGCCTGATCACAGCAgcgcccctggagaagctgctggagcaTCTGGAGGTGAGGCAggcccagggtgtccccagggcagggTCATCCCAAGGGCCACGAATCCTCTAAATGACACTTTCCTGGGGAATGCCAGGCTTGTCTCATCCAGCAGTTCATGTTTCCaaggctgggggaggagggcgCGGTGATGAGACAACCATCAAACCCCTGCTCTCCTGTGTCCTCCAGGCCTGTGGGGTGCCCATTGAAGAAGGTCCCGTGGCCAGAACTGGTGCTGTGGGTCCAATAACCTCCATCTACTTCCGAGACCCCGACGAGAACCTGGTTGAGGTTTCCAGGTACTgcacagctgtggctgtggaCACCGAAGGGGAGCCCTGAGCACAGCCCGTGCTCTGCCTGCGTCCCAGGGCGCAGAGGCCAGGTCTGGCTGGCCCATTTACAGATCCAAGCTTTAATTGTGTAAACCTGGGACAAGCCTCAAATCCCAGCCACAAAGTAGAGCTGCAGGAACACTGGGAGTTCTCTCAAGgcagcctgctctgctctggatgTGAATCCTGCTTTTATACATCCCTGTCACGGAGACTCCATGGCTTTCTGGGAAgatctgtcctgctgctgctgcgctgCAATTGTTGGGACATTTTTCCTAATTCCTGCTATCCCTTCTGCTGCAGTTGAAGTCCTCATTCCTACACTGTCCACCTGTCACTCCCCTCCTCTTCAGAGTCACTTTTCCACAGCTGGAAATTTCTGTCCCCCTTCCTCTCATCCTCCTGCTCCTTGTCTCAAGCTGCCTGGTGCTGGTGGCTCTCCCACCAAGGTAGAGGTTTAAATCCAGCTGTGACTGTCCAAACACACTTCTcacctgggatttgggaatttggccTCGGTGTGACACTCAAAAACTCCTGGTACTGAAGATCCAATCCTCACCCTCAGCTCTGTATCAATAATTGTGAGGTTTCTGTCACCCAGGGTTGGAAAAAGCAGGGATGAGGTCCCTACATGGAGGGCAGAATGTCAGAAGTTCAGGAGTTGACCTGGATTTGTGCAGGGATTGAGGATGGTCTGACACAGGGGAGTCTGACTCTGACGGCACCTGGGTACTTGTGGCACTGTCctaagttttcttctttctttagtaatttaaaa
Protein-coding regions in this window:
- the GLOD5 gene encoding glyoxalase domain-containing protein 5, producing MSWKGEGTSPPSCFIQRLDHLVLTVKSIEDTVAFYSKVLGMEVVTFKGNRKALRFGQQKFNLHEAGQEFEPKARRPVPGSADFCLITAAPLEKLLEHLEACGVPIEEGPVARTGAVGPITSIYFRDPDENLVEVSRYCTAVAVDTEGEP
- the LOC138110254 gene encoding exocyst complex component 1-like codes for the protein MQRRQEDGKEAAEAELREELGAYQEVTPEEAADVLELMEEHEPLLDNSVAFAEQLSQELQGLEEANLRAIISSEQQVTQLMSSIDEALAEVARVEETLQVYDELLGSVKQQMDHIHRENSLLHRMASNRARLMDEILFLTSQLHLSREHRDALSRADLSSPAAVGACTAAAEALSACMDIPVHPSYRKLQAVAEQLILFETLKQNFESSFINHITNIFELQGNSQAPALAHPIGTVAAPNHGPHHEELLPYTPLMAWLRNINPVLFWDLTKVYSQNLGRLYEREIKALFEQAKISLLGRRKGSLQETWEKPMGNRQQPWWSLPGSRESQEDAPDRGNISKVLEQVLRELQPLCTSEQQFLQEFFRLGHDSVELQELEVKASATKGGEPTAPPEDPPCIKGQSQPEEATAQLLSEIFSCLEPELRAFLGICSKVHPLGCLQVLVTLSDSVFGTWGSSSASPSSFLHTLLGNVMLLAKSNFNKCIGTMCKEIEEAKAPSRMRGGILPCVSRFQEFVAFSEEVFWTSRRWGELDKAQLRLASSVFSSIKGLSSANLKVNTDMVMMENFHHIHNFLCQKNIPCLEGKKREAKQRSREHMEKFVTTYLGQPLEGLNHFFEGVKARLAQGVKEEEVSFQLAYSKQELRKVIEKYPGKEVKRALETLYRKIHKHLSPEENLLPVVWQAMEQEFIRQYREFEELIQHCYAGSGIALDFTMEDLLSYFNSITVSNM